The Streptomyces sp. ALI-76-A nucleotide sequence GGGGCACGGTCGGCCGCTGAAATGGGCATAGGGAAGAAACCGGAATCCATCGCCGGCGAGGAGCCCGTGCCATGACCAACGCGATCAAACTGCTGACCGCCCTTCCGCCGCCGCAACGCGCGGGGCTGATGACGCTGGCCCGGGAGGTCTCCTTCCCCGAGGACGCCCGGATCTTCGAGGCGGGCGGCACCGCCGACCGCTTCTGGGTCATCCGCTCGGGCGCGGTCTCGCTGACCCAGCAGGTGACCTCCCACCAGCGCGTGACGGTCGCCGGTCTCGGCGCGGGCGACCTGCTCGGCTGGTCCTGGCTGTTCCCGCCGTACCAGTGGGACTTCGGCGCGGAGGCCTTCAGTCCGGTCCGCGCCTACGAGTTCGACGCGGCGGCGGTGCTCAAGCTGTGCGAGGAGGACCGGCAGCTCGGCATGATCCTGGTGCGGTCCGTCGCCGAGATCCTCGCCCACCGGCTGGAGACGACCCGGGGCAAGCTCATGGAGCAGTACACGACCCGTCGGCGAAGCGCCCTGTAGGGGGCCGGACTCAGACCCGGTAGCGGCGCAGCGCCGGTACCGCGAAGGCCAGGCCCAGCATGACGGCGACCACCAGCAGGCCGCCGCCCGCCACCGCCGTACGCGCGCCGAACGCCGAGCCCGCCGTACCGTGCAGGACGTCCGCCAGACGCGGTCCGCCCGCGACGACGACGATGAACACGCCCTGCATCCGGCCCCGCATCTCGTCGGTCGCGGCGGACAGCAGGATCGCCCCGCGGAACACCATGGAGACCATGTCGGCGATGCCCGCCACGGCGAGGAACGCCACGGCGAGCCACAGGCTGTCGGTCAGTCCGAACCCGGCGACGGCCGCCCCCCAGACGACCACCGCGCCGATGACCATCCAGCCGTGCCGGCGGACCCGGGAGAAGGTGCCGGACAGGAGCCCGCCGAGCACCGCGCCGATGGGGATCGCCGCGAACAGCAGACCCAGCGCGAGCCCCTCGTCGTAGGCGGCGTAGGTCTGGGAGGCGAGCTGCGGGAACAGGGCGCGGGGCATGCCGAGGACCATCGCGATGATGTCGGCGAGGAAGGATAGCAGCAGCACCTTGTGCGCGGCGATGTAGCGGAATCCGGCGACGATCTCCCGCACGCCCGCCCGCCGCGCCACCGCCGACGCCAGGGGCGGCAGCGAGGGCAGCCGGTAGACCGCCCACAGCGTGAGGCACAGTGCCAGCGCGTCGATGAGGTACAGCTCCGGCAGGCCGATGACGGGGATCAGGACACCGGCGAGCAGCGGTCCGACGACCTGGCCGGTCTGCATGACGGTGGAGCCGAGGGCGCTGGCGGCGGGCAGCTGCTCCTCGGGGACCAGACGGGCGATGGAGGCGTTGCGGGCAGGGGCGTTGAGGCCCCAGAACGCCTGCTGCACGGCGAGCAGCACCATGAGGACGGCCACCGAGCCGAGCCCGGTGGCGGCCTGGAGCCAGAACAGCACCGAGGTGACGGCGATGCCGCTGTTGGTGACCAGGAGCAGCTTGCGGCGGTCCATGGTGTCGGCGACCGCGCCGCCCCACAGCGCGAACACGACCAGCGGCAGCAGGCCGGCGAGACTGGCGGCGCCCACCCAGGCCGAGGAGCCGGTGATGTCGTAGATCTGCTTGGGGACGGCGACGGCGGTGAGCTGGCTGCCGACGGCCGTCACGATGGTCGAGGACCAGAGCCGACGGTAGGCCGGGATGCGCAGGGGGCGGGTGTCCATGGCCCAGCGGCGCCATCCGCGCCGGGGCGGCGTCACCTTGTCCGCGCCGGCCTTCTCTGGTTCCGTGCTGCTCTCGCTGGTGTCCACGGGCTTCCTGGTTGCTCGCTACATCTTTCGGGCCGGGGATCACTATCGCAGCAGGGGCCGAGAGGTCCGCAGGCGCGTGCGAGGGTTCGGGGCCGCGGGCGGGTGCCGGGCCCTGGCCAGGCGGTGAAGCCGTGCGCGCGGGTGGCGGCCGAGGGAACGTCGCGTCGGGCCGTTGCTCAGGCTCCGGCGATCAGCGCGGCGCCGAGGCCGATCATGGTGACGGCGATCAGACCGTCCAGGACCCGCCAGGCGGCCGGCCGGGCCAGGAGGCGGCCCAGCAGCCGGGCGCCGAAACCGAGCGCGGCGAACCAGCACAGGCTGGCGCACACGGCGCCGAGCCCGAACGTCCAGCGCTGCGCGCCGCGGTCGGCGGCGACGGAACCGAGCAGGAAGACCGTGTCCAGGTAGACGTGCGGGTTGAGCCAGGTCATCGCCAGACAGGTGAGCACCGCCCGCCGGACCGAGCCCTCCGCCTCCCCGTCGGCGCGCAGGGCGCCGCCCGGCCGGACCACCCGGTGCGCGGCGAGGGCGCCGTAGCCGAGGAGGAACGCGCCGCCGATCCAGCCGATGGCGGTCAGTGCCCCCGGCCACGCCACCACCACGGCGCCGACGCCGCCCACCCCGAGGGCGATGAGGAAGGCGTCGGACAGGGCGCAGATCGCGACGACGGCGAGGACCGCGTGACGGCGGACTCCCTGGCGCAGGACGAAGGCGTTCTGGGCACCGATGGCGACGATGAGCGAGAGGCCGGTGCCGAACCCGGCGGCCGCGGCGGAGAGGGAGGCGGTCATGACGTCCACGCTAGGGAAACGATCAGTGGACGTACAGCTAAAGATTCTTACGTATCATTAGCTGTCGTGATGATGACGGAGCTCCCTCTCGACCAGGTGCGGACGCTGCTCGCGGTGGTGGACGAGGGCACGTTCGACGCGGCGGCGGCGGCGCTGCACGTGACGCCCTCGGCGGTCAGCCAGCGGGTGAAGGCACTGGAGCAGCGCACCGGGCGGGTGCTGCTGGTGCGCACCAAGCCGGTGCGGGCGACCGAGTCGGGCGAGGTCGTCGTCCGGTTCGCCCGGCAGCTGGCCCGGCTGGAACGGGACGCGCGCGCCGAGCTGGGCATGAGCGGCCCCGGGGAGCCGACCCGGGTGTCGGTCGCGGTGAACGCGGACTCCCTGTCGACGTGGTTCCTCGGCGCCCTCACGCGCGTTCCGGCGGACCCGCCCCTCTGCTTCGAGCTGCGTCGCGAGGACGAGACCCGGACGGCGGAGCTGTTGCGGGAGGGCCGGGTGATGGCCGCGGTGACCTCGTCGGCCGATCCCGTGGCGGGCTGCTCCGTGCGGGCGCTGGGCCGGCTGCGCTATGTGGCGGCGGCGAGCGCGGAGTTCGCCGGGAGACATCTCGGCGGACCGCTGCCTCAGGCGCTCACGGTCGCGCCGGTGCTGACCTTCGACCGCGACGACGACCTCCAGGACGCTTTCGTGCGCGGGTTGAGCGGCGGCCGGGGCGGAGCGAGCCCCGTGCGCCACCTCGTGCCCACCTCGGAGGGGTTCGTGCAGGCCGTCGCCGCCGGCCTGGGCTGGGGCCTGGTGCCGGAGGTCCAGGCGGAGCCGCTGCTGCGCACGGGCCGCCTCGTCGCCCTGGCGCCGGACCACCCGGTCGACGTACCGCTGTACTGGCAGCAGTGGAAGCTCGACGCACCGGCGCTGGCCGCCGTGGCCCGGGCGGTGGTGGCCACCGCGACGGAGACGCTGCGGGGCTAGCGCCCTGGCGCCCCGGCGCGCCCCCCCACGGGGTGCGGCGTGCGCCGACACCGTGCGTCCGGGTGTCCACGATGGGCCTGCGGGGGACGCTCCGGTGTCTGGCTGCTGTCCGCGGCCGCCCGAGCCGTCGACGGCTCGTACGGTCTCGCCGCCCTCATGCTGGCCCTCGCTCTGACCGGCCTGCTGACGCCCCTCTCGCTGCGCCGGCACCAGCGCCAGCTCGACGACCTGGAGCGGGCACTCGGCCGCCCGGCTCAGTCACCGCCGTCGTGACCCGGCGCGGCTCCTGCCCTGTTTCGAGTACGGGGCGCGGACGATCCCGCGCCGGCCGTTGTCGCGGCCTTCTCGCGGGCGCCTTCCCGCGGTCCGTCCGGTGAGCCGGGCGGAGCCGGCTGGTCCTTCAGCGCTCTGAGCCGTGCCTCCGCGCTCTCCAGGAGCATCTCCAGGGCGGTGGGATAGGCACTGGTCACCATGCGGGTGGCCAGGTGGGGGGCCGCCTCGGCGATGCGGGGATGGGTGGCGCGGGACAGGCGGGCGTACGTCGAGCGCCAGATGTCCTCGTCGGCGTGCTGGGAGGCGCTGGGCAGGGTCAGCGAGGCGGCGTCCAGGGCGGCGAAGGCCAGGGTCTGGTCGATGAAGGCGTGGTAGACGCGCACGGTGTCCGGGAGCGGGAAGCCCGCGGTTCTGAGGATGTCCAGGACCGCCTCGTCGGCGGCCAGCTCGTTCGCCCGGCCGGTGACCCGGCTGGTGGTCAGCAGGGCGGCCTGCGGGTGTGCGACGTACGCGGCGTGGACGCGCAGCCCGACGGCCCGCAGGTCCGAGCGCCACTTTCCCGTCGGCGCCCAGCCGTCGAGGGCCCGCCCGATGAGCGCGTCGCCGATGGCGAGCGTCAGGTCGTCCATGCCGCGGAAGTACCGGTAGAGGGTGGACGGGTCGGCGTCCAGGGCGAGGCCGAGACGGCGGGCGGTGAGGCCCGCGCTGCCGTGCTCGCGCAGCACGCGCAGCGCGGTGTCGACGATCAGCCGCTCCGACAGGACGGTGCCGCTCCTGGTGGGCCGGCGCCGACGGCGCCTGTCCTCGGGGACCACGGGTTTCGGCACGGTGACCTCCGCTCGTCGTGGAGCCGTGGGGCTCTTATGCCAACGCCATTGACCTTAGACGGGCCGACGGCCTTGTATCTCCACCGGGACCGGGCCCACGTCCTCGACCGCGAAGTCCGTCAGACCTGTCACATCCGTCAAGACCGTCGACCGAGGGAGTTCCTGTCATGCGTGTACTGCTCGTGGGCGCCGGTGGTGTGGGCACCGCCATCACCCGGATCGCGGCCCGGCGGCCGTTCTTCGAGGCGATGGTGGTCGCCGACTTCGTCCCGGCGCGGGCAGAGGCGGCCGTCGCGGCCCTCGGCGACCGGGGAGCACGGTTCCTCGCCGAGCGGGTGGACGCCGGCGACGAGGAGGCGGTGGCGGCACTGCTGGAGCGCCACCGTTGCGACGTCCTCCTCAACGCCACCGACCCGCGGTTCGTGATGCCCCTGTTCCGGGCGGCCCGCAACGCCGGCGCGACCTACCTCGACATGGCGATGTCGCTGTCCCGGCCGCACCCCGAGCGCCCGTACGCGCAGTGCGGGGTCAAGCTCGGCGACGAGCAGTTCGCGCAGGCCGACGACTGGGCGCGGGCGGACGCGCTGGCGCTCGTCGGCATGGGGGTGGAACCGGGCCTGTCGGACGTCTTCGCCCGGTACGCGGCCGACGAGCTGTTCGACGAGATCGAGGAGATCGGTGTGCGCGACGGCGCGAACCTCACCGTCGACGGCTACGACTTCGCGCCCTCGTTCAGCATCTGGACCACCATCGAGGAATGCCTGAACCCGCCGGTCGTCTGGGAGGCCGGCCGCGGCTGGTTCACCACCGAGCCGTTCAGCGAGCCCGAGGTGTTCGACTTCCCCGAGGGCATCGGCCCGGTCGAGTGCGTGCACGTGGAGCACGAGGAGGTGCTGCTGATGCCGCGCTGGATCGACGCGCGCCGGGTCACGTTCAAGTACGGCCTGGGACGCGAGTTCGTCGAGACGCTCAGGACGCTGCGCCTGCTGGGTCTGGACCGCACCGATCCGGTGACCGTGCCGAGCGCCTCCGGGCCGGTCGCCGTCTCACCCCGGGACGTGGTCGCCGCCTGCCTGCCCGACCCGGCGACGCTGGGCGACCGGATGCACGGCAAGACCTGCGCGGGCACCTGGGTGCGGGGCGTGAAGGACGGGGCGCCGCGCAAGGTGTACCTGTACCACGTGGTCGACAACCAGTGGTCCATGGCCGAGTACGGCTGTCAGGCGGTGGTGTGGCAGACCGCCGTCAACCCCGTCGTGGCCCTCGAACTGCTGGCCACCGGCGTCTGGCGGGGCGTGGGCGTGCTCGGCCCGGAGGCGTTCCCGGCCCGCCCGTTCCTCGATCTGCTGACCGGCTACGGCTCCCCGTGGGGCCTGCGGGAGCAGTGACCCCCGCCATATCTTCACGATGTCCCACGGGGCTCGGCTGTTTCAGCCACACGTCGACAGGTGACCCGGAGATGAGCAAGGCATCCCCGAGGGCACGTTCGACTGGATCGCAGGTGACATTTCATGGAGAACTGGCGCGAACACGCCGCGTGCCGCCACGAGGACCCCGATCTCTTCTTCCCGATCGGCACCACCGGCCCCGCGCTGGTGCAGCAGGAGCAGGCGAAATCCGTCTGCCGGCGCTGCCCGGTGCAGGGGCAGTGCCTGGAGTGGGCGTTGGACACCGGGCAGACCATCGGTGTGTGGGGTGGCACGAGCGAGGACGAACGCCGTGCGCTGAAGCGGCGCGCGGCGGCACGGAGGCGCTCCGGCTGACAGGATGACGCGGCGGGGCCCGGTGCCGAACGGCACCGGGCCCCGCCGCGTCATCCTGTCAGCGGCCGCTGCGGCGCAGCGGACCCCATGACTTCTCCTGCCGCTCCACCGCCTCCCGCGCCTCGTCGATCGTGCGGGTGTCGATCCAGCACAGCGGCCGGATGTCCACCACCAGCGGCTCGTTGTCGGGCCCGCGGCCCGTCTCCCGGCCCGTGAGGACCCAGGGACGGACCCTGGGCCCCTTCTCGTGCGGCAGATGGGAGTAGTCGTACAAGCGCCGGGCCACCCACACGTCCACGGGCCGGCCCTGCCACCACTCCTCGACGTCGAGCGGGTTGGCCGACAGCCCCGGCATGGGGACACCGGTCAGGTCGTCGGTGCTGGACACGTCGGCGAGGTCGGTGCCCGGACCCCGCGACCAGCGGACATACAGGCCCTGGTGCTGTTCGAGCAGCCCGGTGAGCTCGGCGAGTGTGTGGACGACCGGCAGGTCGTCGGATACGCCCATGTGATGACCTCCCTGATGGCGGCGCGCGCAGACGGGGTACCCGTCCGGCGGGAACGGAATCGGACGGACCGCTGGGGCCCGCCCGGCCCGTCCCGCCTGCGCGCGACGCCCTGCACGGACGCTCGCCGTACCGGGCACAGGCCCGAACACGGCCAGCGGGAAACCTCTGCGCCCGGCACGCCGAGACCATGCGCCTGAGGCCGCGAGGCCGCCCTCCGGGCGAAGACGGCGATGGTCAGACGGGCCCCTGGCGTGCCGGGGCGCCGGGCAGCCGCAGGGTGAAGACGCTGCCGGCGCCGGGTTCGCTGGTCACGTCGACGGTGCCGCCGTGCGCGGCGACCAGGTGGCGGACGATCGGCAGGCCCAGGCCGCTGCCTCCGGTGCGGCGGCTGCGGGACTTCTCCGCGCGCCAGAACCGTTCGAAGACGCGCGGCAGGTCGTCGGCCGCGATGCCGGTGCCGGTGTCCCCGACCTCCAGCAGGACGGTGTCGCCGGCGCGGCGCGCGGACAGGGTGACGGTGCCGTCGGCGGGCGTGTGGCGCAGCGCGTTGGAGACCAGGTTGCCCAGTGCCTGCCGCAGCCGGACCGGGTCGGCGTCCAGCCAGGGCCTGCCGTCCACGGTGGTGCGCAGCCGGACGCCGGCCGCGTCGGCGGCCACGCGGTGGGCGGCGGCGACCTGGTCGAGGAGGTCGTCGCAGGCGACCGGCTCGCGGTGCAGCCGCAGGGTGCCGGCGTCGGCGTCGGCGAGGTCGCGCAGGTCTTCGATGACGCGCTGGAGGACGAGGGCCTCGTCGTGCAGGGCGCCGAGCAGGGCGGGGTCGGGGTCGACGAGTCCGTCGCGGGTGACCTCCAGCCAGCCGCGGATGTTGGTGAGCGGGGTGCGCAGCTCGTGGGCGATGTCGCTGACCATCGCCTTGCGCTGGG carries:
- a CDS encoding cyclic nucleotide-binding domain-containing protein; this translates as MTNAIKLLTALPPPQRAGLMTLAREVSFPEDARIFEAGGTADRFWVIRSGAVSLTQQVTSHQRVTVAGLGAGDLLGWSWLFPPYQWDFGAEAFSPVRAYEFDAAAVLKLCEEDRQLGMILVRSVAEILAHRLETTRGKLMEQYTTRRRSAL
- a CDS encoding MFS transporter; its protein translation is MDTSESSTEPEKAGADKVTPPRRGWRRWAMDTRPLRIPAYRRLWSSTIVTAVGSQLTAVAVPKQIYDITGSSAWVGAASLAGLLPLVVFALWGGAVADTMDRRKLLLVTNSGIAVTSVLFWLQAATGLGSVAVLMVLLAVQQAFWGLNAPARNASIARLVPEEQLPAASALGSTVMQTGQVVGPLLAGVLIPVIGLPELYLIDALALCLTLWAVYRLPSLPPLASAVARRAGVREIVAGFRYIAAHKVLLLSFLADIIAMVLGMPRALFPQLASQTYAAYDEGLALGLLFAAIPIGAVLGGLLSGTFSRVRRHGWMVIGAVVVWGAAVAGFGLTDSLWLAVAFLAVAGIADMVSMVFRGAILLSAATDEMRGRMQGVFIVVVAGGPRLADVLHGTAGSAFGARTAVAGGGLLVVAVMLGLAFAVPALRRYRV
- a CDS encoding LysE/ArgO family amino acid transporter, with the protein product MTASLSAAAAGFGTGLSLIVAIGAQNAFVLRQGVRRHAVLAVVAICALSDAFLIALGVGGVGAVVVAWPGALTAIGWIGGAFLLGYGALAAHRVVRPGGALRADGEAEGSVRRAVLTCLAMTWLNPHVYLDTVFLLGSVAADRGAQRWTFGLGAVCASLCWFAALGFGARLLGRLLARPAAWRVLDGLIAVTMIGLGAALIAGA
- a CDS encoding LysR family transcriptional regulator ArgP; translation: MMTELPLDQVRTLLAVVDEGTFDAAAAALHVTPSAVSQRVKALEQRTGRVLLVRTKPVRATESGEVVVRFARQLARLERDARAELGMSGPGEPTRVSVAVNADSLSTWFLGALTRVPADPPLCFELRREDETRTAELLREGRVMAAVTSSADPVAGCSVRALGRLRYVAAASAEFAGRHLGGPLPQALTVAPVLTFDRDDDLQDAFVRGLSGGRGGASPVRHLVPTSEGFVQAVAAGLGWGLVPEVQAEPLLRTGRLVALAPDHPVDVPLYWQQWKLDAPALAAVARAVVATATETLRG
- a CDS encoding saccharopine dehydrogenase C-terminal domain-containing protein, with the protein product MRVLLVGAGGVGTAITRIAARRPFFEAMVVADFVPARAEAAVAALGDRGARFLAERVDAGDEEAVAALLERHRCDVLLNATDPRFVMPLFRAARNAGATYLDMAMSLSRPHPERPYAQCGVKLGDEQFAQADDWARADALALVGMGVEPGLSDVFARYAADELFDEIEEIGVRDGANLTVDGYDFAPSFSIWTTIEECLNPPVVWEAGRGWFTTEPFSEPEVFDFPEGIGPVECVHVEHEEVLLMPRWIDARRVTFKYGLGREFVETLRTLRLLGLDRTDPVTVPSASGPVAVSPRDVVAACLPDPATLGDRMHGKTCAGTWVRGVKDGAPRKVYLYHVVDNQWSMAEYGCQAVVWQTAVNPVVALELLATGVWRGVGVLGPEAFPARPFLDLLTGYGSPWGLREQ
- a CDS encoding WhiB family transcriptional regulator; translation: MENWREHAACRHEDPDLFFPIGTTGPALVQQEQAKSVCRRCPVQGQCLEWALDTGQTIGVWGGTSEDERRALKRRAAARRRSG
- a CDS encoding DUF6098 family protein, translating into MGVSDDLPVVHTLAELTGLLEQHQGLYVRWSRGPGTDLADVSSTDDLTGVPMPGLSANPLDVEEWWQGRPVDVWVARRLYDYSHLPHEKGPRVRPWVLTGRETGRGPDNEPLVVDIRPLCWIDTRTIDEAREAVERQEKSWGPLRRSGR